From one Chanodichthys erythropterus isolate Z2021 chromosome 3, ASM2448905v1, whole genome shotgun sequence genomic stretch:
- the LOC137015646 gene encoding uncharacterized protein yields MSAISSNPDDPVIRILLMGRNASGKSSSGNTILREKKFKAQKHKKKNDAEVCEELTQIGEKQVCVIISPDLLDPDLSEEKLEMLKEQLVSGCSAGLSSVLLTVPLEEPVGNEEEILDFIKCLLGPEVQKYIMILFTHGDELEDLDETIDEYLQNKDHEDLQRLVTECGGRFYCFNNKRKSEGQIQGLLQKIEGMVMENGGKFIMEQMKRNGSKDRPRVNFSGDFPADETDVIPGKKDQIRLDLLGKTGSGKSSTGNTIIDRILFTLLKQCHSETKQISVIDTPALACINCS; encoded by the exons atGTCAGCAATCAGCTCCAATCCAGATGATCCAGTGATCCGGATTCTTCTGATGGGTAGAAACGCTTCTGGGAAAAGTTCATCTGGAAACACTATACTTagagaaaaaaagttcaaagcTCAAAAACATAAGAAGAAAAATGATGCTGAAGTTTGTGAGGAATTAACTCAGATCGGAGAGAAACAGGTGTGTGTGATTATTTCTCCAGATCTACTGGATCCAGATCTGTCTGAGGAGAAGCTGGAGATGCTGAAAGAGCAGCTGGTCTCTGGATGTTCAGCAGGTCTCAGTTCAGTTCTGCTCACCGTTCCTCTAGAGGAACCTGTGGGAAATGAGGAAGAGATCCTGGATTTCATCAAGTGTTTATTAGGTCCTGAAGTTCAGAAGTACATCATGATTCTGTTCACACATGGAGATGAACTGGAGGATCTGGATGAGACCATTGATGAATATCTTCAAAACAAAGATCATGAGGATCTACAGAGACTGGTGACTGAATGTGGAGGAAGATTTTACTGTTTCAATAACAAGAGAAAATCAGAGGGTCAGATACAAGGACTACTGCAGAAGATTGAAGGAATGGTGATGGAGAACGGTGGGAAATTTATCATGGAACAAATGAAGAGGAATGGCAGCAAAGACCGTCCTCGTGTCAATT TTTCAGGAGATTTTCCAGCAGATGAGACTGATGTGATTCCTGGGAAGAAAGACCAGATCAGGCTGGATCTGCTGGGAAAAACTGGATCTGGGAAAAGTTCCACTGGAAACACCATCATAGACAGAATCCTGTTCACATTACTGAAACAGTGTCATTCAGAAACTAAACAGATCTCAGTGATCGACACACCAGCACTCGCTTGCATCAACTGTTCGTGA